The window TCCATCCATCATCCATCcctctcctctcctctctctcttcaaTTTTGTTTCCTTAAACCCTTCTTCAGAAATTAGGGTTTCTATGAAAAGATGAATCTGATCTCCAAATCCTTGACGAGAATCGAATGCTCCCCGCTTTTCCATCCCCAAATCCCATCCGGGAATCGAATCACCCCTCAGCGAATCCGTTTCCAccccgccgccgccgccgctgtCTCCGGGAGCGGCGGAAAGAAACAAAGAGCCAAGGCGCCTCCGGAGATGGTGACGgcgaagaaggagaaggaacCGGGTCGGCCAAATGAGGTAGCTTACGAGAAGGAAGCAGCGAATTGGGTGAATCTGATTGGGTTTGTGGATCAGCCGGTTCAGTTCGAAGCTTCTTCCGACGGAAAGTTCTGGGCAGGCACTGTTATCTCTCAGAGGTCTGCTTCAGGTTCCTCTGCTTTCTGGTACTTCCTTCCTCCAAACGCATTTGCTTGGTGTgattatgatatttttaaaaagaaaggaTGTGACTTTGGTTGGTTGTTAGGATTCCGATAATTTTCGAAGGTGATTTAGCGAAAACAGCAGATCGTTATATAAGTAAAGACGATCTTATCCATGTTTCTGGCAAGCTTTTTATTGATTCCCCTCCTCCAAATATGACTTATGCTCAATCCAATGTCCAGGTTAGCATCAACAACACTGTCTTGTTAAAGATTTCAATGTTTGAATGACATGAGAGGAGGCTTTGTAACTTGTGAAAAGACTACAATGTTACCGCATTTTCTCTTTCAGTTTTGTTTGCTTGTTTTCCCTTTGAATCTGTTTGTTTCTGGTTCTACAGAATCTTTGTAACCTGAGGTGGTTTTGCTGACAACAGGTATTGGTACAGAATCTTAGCTTTGTGCAGCCTGCTTCTCCGCCTTTGGttatatcatcatcatctaaaAAGGAAGAAAACGGCGTTAGGAAGCGGCCTGCTTCACCGCCTGTGGTTGTAGGATCATCTGAAAAGGGAGAAAGTGACATTAAGAAACAGCCTGGTATATCTCATATCAACTCTTATTCAATGTCATGGTACAAAAcccatttttttcttatatccATATAGGTGTGAGCAAGGCTCTTAGGaagcttagtttttttttgtatctctTGTAATCTCTGTCTAATGgtttgatcaattttttttgactCTCTAGCTAGAGCTAAGAAGAATATAGTTATGGATGAAGCTTCTGATTCTTGGAATCACCTCATTGAAAATCCTAAAGACTGGTGGGATCATCGTGAAAATAAAGCCAATGGATTGGTAAGTCGCCCATATGCTTGACAACTTATTCCCGTTGTTTTGATATGGTGTTTACTAAATTTTCTAATAGTTTTTGACTTCTCTGTTTTTCCTTGCATAGGTAAAACCAAGGCATCCTGATTTCAAAAGCAAAGACAGCAGTCTCTCACTGTGGCTCAATAAGGCTCCTGCTTGGGTTTTGCCGAAACTCCAAGGACTTGAGTTTGATGTTCTTGTCCCTAAAGGTAGAGGAGTGAAACAACTCAAAGGTAAAGTTCCGATTGTTTTCCATGTTTAAGATGTGTGCATTTATGTGGTATTTGTTCATTATGTTTCTCTGAACCAAAACCTGAGCCGAAATGGTGTGTAGGAGAAGAATCATGGAAAGAGTTGGTTGAGAATCCTGATAAATGGTGGGACAATAGAATTGACAAGGTAGTACATATTGTGTTTGCTCAATTTTGTCTGATCAATCTTTTGAATATCGACTATTTATCACAATATCCTTGTTGTTTGTGTGTAGAGAAACGCAAAAGCTCCTGATTTCAAACACAAGGAGACAGGTGAAGCACTTTGGCTAAATGAGTCTCCAACTTGGGTGTTATCAAAACTGCCACCAGTCAAGACGAGACAAGAAATCACCGTCTCGTAGCCTTATTAGAAACGTTATCGCCTTGTAAAGAGCTCCAAGTGTTTACAGAATTAATCATTTTTTCAATCTCTAGTTACGCATCAGAGTTGCTTTGAATCTTTCGTCACTATACTGGATACAAAATAGCTTAACGGAAATGATTAAAAATCTCAAGTAAAATAGGCAGGCTGAATTTTAAAAGAATGATTTGCAAAAATGTTTGATGCAACCAAACAACGTAGAAAGATGACTAACAAAACTATGTACTCTACAACTTAATAAAAAGTGTTGCTCTGATTGTTCCCTCCTGATTCAGCTCATTCCACAGCAGCAGGCATCATGCCTCTGTCTAGTATCTTCTCCCCTGTGGCAACTGAAAATATTGACTAGATCAGCAACAAATATGTGAAAAATGGAGTGCACTTAAATGCAAGATTCATTTACGGTCAAGAACTTACTTGGTCAGAACCCTGTTGGCCTACTGGATTATTGTTGTTCCAGTCTCCAGCAGCATTCCTCTGACCAGCCTGTGGAATTGTTTGATTCACCTCTTGTCCAGGTCCAGCATATCCCTGACCATATCCAAGATTGGGATTTCTAGCTCCGGGTGCAGGACCATAGTTTCCATTCATAGGTCCTCCTTGGTTGTAACCTCCTTGTGGTCCTTGGCTATAGTTACCAGGTCCCCCTTGACCGTAACCACCTGGTGGTCCTTGGAATGGAGGCACCGGAGATCCCTGGCCTTGATTGTAACCTGCCTGATATGGAGGTGGTGGAGATCGGGGCGGTCCTTGGTTGTAACCTCCCTGAAATGGTGGAGGGGGAGCTTGAGTTCCTTGTCCTGGAGGACCACCACCATAGCCTCCTCCACCACCTTGCATTGGCGGTTGCTGACCATAATTTGGGTTTCTTTGGAAATTTTGAGGACCGCCTTGACGGTCAGATCTCTGATTGAACCTATCACGGGTTCTTCTGTTAGCCTGAATTGGTGGCGGCCTGTGTGTGATAACTCCATTCTCATATTTATCTCctgaagaaaaacaagaaaatattaaaaaacaattgTAGAGTTGCAAGAATCAGCATGGGAAGGTTCTGCAAAAACCCTGCTCACCTCCATACGCTTTGTTCACGGGATCAATGTATGAATCTGGCAACACGAACACAACTCCGGGTAGATCTGTTAACATGCCAAAACAAGTGAGAAATCTAGTGAGAAATAGCTTCTTcgaaaggaaaagaaaaaaacaaggcTATCAGAACTACACACCCTTGAACTTTTCGGATTCTTGTTCAGTCATGATAGCTTGAAACCCTTGGTATGTTGTTGTGCTACAGGCATACATCTTCTTCTTGGCCTCTTCCAAGCTGACTCAACCACAAACCACCcaaagaaagacaaaaaaaaaaaaaaaagtaaatgtaAGCTAATGTCAGTCTTGTTTAGCTTCGAACAAAAAGCATCAGTAAAACATCCCCAGCAGAGACAAACCTATCTAATGTACTCCATATCCTAAATGAGTAAAGGAACAGAGACACAAACAAATACAAATAGATGTGTAATAAAAGAAAGCAAAATTTCAAAGACCCAGACTTTGAAACTCCATGTAGTAAGAAACACAAAGCTTGCAGATTGTCTTAGTGTCCAACTAAGTAAAACATCCCCACAAGAGACAAAACCCAATCTAACGCATTTCATATCCTAAATAATCAATAGGAACAGAGACCACAAAACGCACACACATACAAACTGATCTGTAATAAAAAAATCGACATAAGCTGATCTCTTGTCTTAGTTACGAACTAAAGCATCAGTAAAACATCCACATCAGACACAAACCCATATAATGCATTCCATATACAACATGATCAAAGGAACAGTGACCACGAAAGTACAAACACATACAAACTGATCGTGTAATAAAAGAACATAAAAtttcaaaagacacaaaagACTTCTGTAATAACGAACCTGATACCAAGCCCAGCGGCGCAAGTTTGCTCGTAGGTAGAGACCATTTCTTCAGGAGACAAAGGATTATCCTTGGGGAAGTCCATGGTGATGAGCCAGTGATTGAAATCGCATCCTTCGAATAAAACAGTGTCTTCCGTGATCTCATCGCCTTCTTTGTAGAGCTTGTACTGCCTCGTCGAAAACAGCCTCACCGGAGCTCGAGTAGTTGTTACTTCCGTTAAACGCGCTAAAACGGATCTCTGTACCAAAGGGGAATCCGCTGTTGGAGAAACGGAAGATGTAGATATAGAGACTGATCGGTTAAGAGATGAACTTGCTGTGAGTAACGCTCGCCGGAGACGGTGAGATATCATCGCCATCGCTTGCCGGGGAAATGTTGAAAGACGAGTGACGTAACTAGGGCTTTGTGGGGTTTtacgataaattaataaatagtaATTACCTTTAAGGTCCTTATAGTTAAGATTCTTTTCAGATACACCCCCTATGTTTTAATTGAaattaatccaaaaatattattGGGCCAAAAAACTTACCTCTTGATGGGCTTTAAGCGCGAAGCAAAAGAGGTTATAAACGCTGTCGTTTTGAAAGTTCGCTGACAACGAAATCTTCACGACTGTTTCTTCTCTCTGTCTTCTCCGGCGGCCGTGGAACTATGCGGTAGGCGACGCTTGCTTTCCCTTCCTTAGTGGCTTCTTCAACTTCTCTATCATGTTGCAGAAACCGTAGACTTCCGAAGATTCAAGCTTCGCTGTCTAGTTACCCTCTAGCGAGCAAAATCATGGTCAGAAGTAAGTTTATGCCTTTCAATATTATTTAGACTATCCTCTGGTTCAGATTCTAAGTCGACATTGTAGCTGTAACACATGTGATAGTGTCCTGACAACGTTTTAGATATTAGTTCATGTCCTGAAGCATAACAATCATAGTGAAACTGAAGTTGGTTTTTAGTTTCAGTCTGGTGATTTCTGTAATGTTAATAGTGTTTCCTCGCTTTTGAAATCTGCAGATTTGCCGTTTTCGACAAGTGAAGATTTTCTACAAAAGGAGTTTTCAGCTTTTGGTGAGGTATCTGAAGGTATGTTAGCTTGGCTGTGTCTGAAGTTACTCTGTTTCATGTTGTCTCCAAATCCAACTTTGGATAAGGTTAATTGATGTAACTTcattctttttttcaaaaacagtGAAGCTTGTCAAAGATGAGTCAATGAAGAGATCAAAAAGTTATGCCTTTATACAATTCACGTCTCAAGATGATGCATTTCTCAAACCG of the Brassica rapa cultivar Chiifu-401-42 chromosome A03, CAAS_Brap_v3.01, whole genome shotgun sequence genome contains:
- the LOC103861072 gene encoding protein OSB2, chloroplastic isoform X2, with product MNLISKSLTRIECSPLFHPQIPSGNRITPQRIRFHPAAAAAVSGSGGKKQRAKAPPEMVTAKKEKEPGRPNEVAYEKEAANWVNLIGFVDQPVQFEASSDGKFWAGTVISQRIPIIFEGDLAKTADRYISKDDLIHVSGKLFIDSPPPNMTYAQSNVQVLVQNLSFVQPASPPLVISSSSKKEENGVRKRPASPPVVVGSSEKGESDIKKQPARAKKNIVMDEASDSWNHLIENPKDWWDHRENKANGLVKPRHPDFKSKDSSLSLWLNKAPAWVLPKLQGLEFDVLVPKGRGVKQLKGEESWKELVENPDKWWDNRIDKRNAKAPDFKHKETGEALWLNESPTWVLSKLPPVKTRQEITVS
- the LOC103861072 gene encoding protein OSB2, chloroplastic isoform X1, with the protein product MNLISKSLTRIECSPLFHPQIPSGNRITPQRIRFHPAAAAAVSGSGGKKQRAKAPPEMVTAKKEKEPGRPNEVAYEKEAANWVNLIGFVDQPVQFEASSDGKFWAGTVISQRSASGSSAFWIPIIFEGDLAKTADRYISKDDLIHVSGKLFIDSPPPNMTYAQSNVQVLVQNLSFVQPASPPLVISSSSKKEENGVRKRPASPPVVVGSSEKGESDIKKQPARAKKNIVMDEASDSWNHLIENPKDWWDHRENKANGLVKPRHPDFKSKDSSLSLWLNKAPAWVLPKLQGLEFDVLVPKGRGVKQLKGEESWKELVENPDKWWDNRIDKRNAKAPDFKHKETGEALWLNESPTWVLSKLPPVKTRQEITVS
- the LOC103861071 gene encoding multiple organellar RNA editing factor 1, mitochondrial isoform X1; this encodes MAMISHRLRRALLTASSSLNRSVSISTSSVSPTADSPLVQRSVLARLTEVTTTRAPVRLFSTRQYKLYKEGDEITEDTVLFEGCDFNHWLITMDFPKDNPLSPEEMVSTYEQTCAAGLGISLEEAKKKMYACSTTTYQGFQAIMTEQESEKFKDLPGVVFVLPDSYIDPVNKAYGGDKYENGVITHRPPPIQANRRTRDRFNQRSDRQGGPQNFQRNPNYGQQPPMQGGGGGYGGGPPGQGTQAPPPPFQGGYNQGPPRSPPPPYQAGYNQGQGSPVPPFQGPPGGYGQGGPGNYSQGPQGGYNQGGPMNGNYGPAPGARNPNLGYGQGYAGPGQEVNQTIPQAGQRNAAGDWNNNNPVGQQGSDQLPQGRRY
- the LOC103861071 gene encoding multiple organellar RNA editing factor 1, mitochondrial isoform X2 translates to MAMISHRLRRALLTASSSLNRSVSISTSSVSPTADSPLVQRSVLARLTEVTTTRAPVRLFSTRQYKLYKEGDEITEDTVLFEGCDFNHWLITMDFPKDNPLSPEEMVSTYEQTCAAGLGISLEEAKKKMYACSTTTYQGFQAIMTEQESEKFKDLPGVVFVLPDSYIDPVNKAYGGDKYENGVITHRPPPIQANRRTRDRFNQRSDRQGGPQNFQRNPNYGQQPPMQGGGGGYGGGPPGQGTQAPPPPFQGGYNQGPPRSPPPPYQAGYNQGQGSPVPPFQGPPGGYGQGGPGNYSQGPQGGYNQGGPMNGNYGPAPGARNPNLGYGQGYAGPGQEVNQTIPQAGQRNAAGDWNNNNPVGQQGSDQGRRY